The region ATTCATTACCAGCCATAAAAGAGATTACAAGTGATTACATAAGACACATCTTTTTAACCTATTTTTATATGCTGAACACCGTTAAATGTAAGTAATGGAAGGTTTGCTTAATAACtatgttttaaaagcaatttaaattattttgctttgtgtcaTACTTTAGGATTACTTCAATGCCCTTGTTGCCAGTAGTGTTGTTTCTATGCATCTGAGTTTTCCTCTGATGTTCCATCACCATCAAACCTGCATGTTAATTGTATTTATGTGCGTTCTTTGCTGTGGTACAGGTGGGAAAATAAGCCTagggagaattaaaaaaaaaaaaaaaaaaaaaggataaggaAGCTGAAAACCTATAACCGCTGATGAAAGtcttaaaatcttaaaataaaacactaGTCTTCAACTTTATTTTTGTCAAGAAGTTTTCTGTAAGGAAACATTTGGATGTATTACCTGTACCTGCTCACCACAATAGCACGGAgtgtagaatcatggaatggtttgtgttggaagggaccttaaagctcatccagctccaacccctgccacgggcagggaccccttccactggagcagcttgctccaagcccctgtgtccaacctggccttgagcactgccagggatggggcagccacagcttctctgggcaccctgtgccagcgcctcagcaccctcacagggaagagcttctgcctaagagctcagctcagtctcccctcgggcaggttcaagccattccccttggcctgtccctacaggcccttgtcccaagcccctctccaggtttcccgTAGCCCCCTCAGCACGGCTCCTGCCCAACACTGGAAATTCACGGCTCTGACCACTCGGTCACCGCGCGATCTCCCTCCCCGGTGCCGAGGTCCCGCCCCGGTGCCCAGCTCCCGCCCAGCCCCAGGCCCCGCCGGCGCTGAGGAAGCCTCCGCCAAGCCTAAGGCCGGTGGGTACGGGCTGCATCACCGGCGGGCGCTGGGTTCGCTTCGCCGCCGGCCGGGTCTCGGTCCCTGACGGAAGCCTCCTCCGCAGGGTGCAGCGTTCCGGGGGTACAGCGTGCTGACCTGCCGGGGAGAGCTGGGCACGCGGGCCCCGGGGCGGCGTGTTTGAGCAGGGGCAGAGCCGCCCCGCTGGAAACTTTCTCCTCAGCCGCCGCTCTCGCTCCCGGCCGCTGAGCCGGGCCTGGCCGGGACCCGCGGGCAGCCGGGGCTGGGCCGCACCGGTCTCCTCTGCGGCGCGATGGACTCCGGCAGCGAGACCCACGAGCTGAACGGGCTGGCGGAGGGCGCGGAGCCGGCGCTCGGCGAGCGGGTAGGGCCGGAGGCGCTTTCagccggcggggggggggggaaagggcgGGAGCGGGCTCGGCTGCCGCGGCTCCCGGGCATGGCGGGCGGGAGGAGGCGGTGTATGGGGCACCTGCGGGACGGGCGGGAGGGGTCCGAGCGGCCCCAGCCCACCTCGGACCCAGCCGACTACGAGAGGCGGCGGGAGCCGCCGGAGAGCTGGGGCGGGAAGAAACTCCGGGAAGGGGCCGGTGTGCTGACTGCTGCCGCTGCCAAGTCTGATAATGGGTgctcatagaatcccagactggtttgggttggaagggaccttaaagctcatccagctccaacccctgccacgggcagggaccccttccactggagcagcttgctccaagcccctgtgtccaacctggccttgagcactgccagggatggggcagccacagcttctctgggcaccctgtgccagcgcctcagcaccctcacagggaagagcttctgcctaagagctcatctcagtctcccctggggcaggttcaagccattccccttggcctgtccctacaggcccctgtcccaagcccttctccaggttccctgcagccccttcaggcactggagctgctctcaggtctccccttcaggagccttctcttctccaggctgccccagcccagctctctcagcctggctccagagcagagctgctccagccctcgcagcatctccatggcctcctctggcctcgctccagcagctccacgtccctcttgtgctgctgccccagagctggatcaggactgcaggggggttctccccagagcacagcagaggggcaggatcccctccctgagctgctgctcacgctctgggggtgcagcccagcacatggggggttctgggctctgaagctgggtcatggggagcttctcatgcACCAGTATCCCCAAGACCTACTCCTCAGGGCTGTTTTCAGTCCAGTCCCTGCCCACTCTACATTTCtcagtttaattttgttttctaaccTTTCTTCCATTAATTCAGCACTTCTTTTTGTGTGCATACTGCTGCAGGCAACCCACTTTGTCTCATTTCAAAGATAGGCAAGTGCCAATGGAGGAAAAGATCCTTTTTCGTCCTTGGCACAATGACCCTTTAGTTCCTACACATGTCAATTGAAAGGTCATCAGATGTCCTCCCCACCCAGAAATCTCTGCTTGGAGCACACTGACATCTCTCCAAACCTGTGAGGGTGTTTCTACCCAGATTACTTGGGAGAGGATGGAAAAGTTGCTCAGGAATATGTACACAGGAGAGAAGAGAGCACAAAAGTAGGAGGAATTATTTAAGAGGTTGGGCCTGtatgagttgttttttttccatacatgAATCCaagtaaaaatgagaaataccCAACCTTTACTATTCTGTGTAGTCAAAACATCACCAGAGATCTTCATTGCAGAGCATGAATGTATGGGATGAAATCCCATACTCTGTTTATGCATAAAAGATGTTTTCCAAGCATGCCAGTTTTCTGAAAAGGTTTAAAAGATCATAGAAGATCATCTTTTATGTTGTTTTGGAAAGGAGTAAACtctaaaaagcagcttttgttcCAACCTAAGACTGCCACATAGAACCAGTTGTACTAAACCACCTATGTCACTGGTAAAACTTTCTGGCTACAGACAGACTGGACTGTTTGTGTAGCAGATCtatccttcctccctcccttcctgaCAAACCCTTATAGCCATGAATGTCATaccaagaaataaaacaagctgGCTTTAATAAATCCTGGAAAGTACATAAAGATAATCAAGGCTGGGGTGCGCAGGTCAGGCTGGTGGCCTGGAGGGGTTTCCTGTAAACCACTGACTTCTTGGccatcttccttttttattaacaTAGAGCTGTGATTGCATCACAACTACTAGAcatagagattttttttaacttgataTGTTCTGAGAATTTTTCTGCAACTTTCCCATTTTACTTCATCTTCAGTTGCAAGCAGTCATGATTTTGTTACATCTTCCCCATAGAAACTCCAAGTTCTGAGTGCCCTATAAAAAATAAGCAGCTAACTGTACTATTATACTGTATTATACATATACAGTAGCACTTCAGAGAACTTTACGGacacttttttcccattttctaacacacacacaaaaaagtttATGTGAGGTAAAACAGATGGAGACAGGTTTCTCAAAAAAACAGTCTGTGAATAGGAGATACCTTAAAAGTCTGACCAAGTTCACAATTCACACAAATAAAAGAACACCCCAACTCAGGAGCCAGCTAAACCTGGGGAGACCACAAAACTGAATGTGCCTGAATTTTCAGTGTTGGAGTCAGAAGTGCCCAAGTGTCTGCACAGGCATTGCAACCTGGACCACCTGGGATGGCTTACTACCATCCTAGTCTCTGCTCTCCTCACAACAGATTCTCTTGCAcatcagcagcaggctgctgccttctctCACAGAAGAGCCTACATGAAATGCAGGTAGAGTTGTCCAGCCTTCAAAGCATTCAAAGCACATGAATTAAAAAAGGACTAGTTAAGCCCACTGTAATTGTGAATGAGTGGTCACACAGTGGGTTGATGTGGTTTATTTTGATTTCATTACTAATTTGGGTAGGTTTTTTTAGCAGCTGTCAAGCTTTTAGAAGTAAGAAATTCCCTGCTTCTAATGCCGGGTTAGCCTCGTACGCCTCATTGATGCATGTGAGGAATTATATTTGGCAGAAGTATCTGGCTGCTTCTTCCAAAGTATCTGTTCATACAGATACAGATAGTAACTGGTTTTGCATCTTCATCTCCTTGCTTTGCTTGTTCATGGTCCATATTCATACAGTCCTGTCACCCTGTTGTAAAATCTAGCTTAATGTTTCCAAACTAATAGGAAATTCTAGTTGAAAGAGTTAAAGAACTATGACAAAGGTGAACAAGAACTGGATGGTAGAAAagagcaacaacaacaaaaatatgaaGCTCTGCAATAGCTGCCTTCAAGCTTGTATTCATAAGTAAGTTTGGGACATGGCAGTTTCTTGGCATCATGCTGCAAGTAACAAACTTCACATCTGTAGGAACTTGAAATTATATCACTGCATATAGAATGAAACGGAAAATTCTAAAGCATTCCAattgaatttaaaatattttatatactCCAAATGTTGAAGCTGCTGATGataaggttttgtttgcttgtttttttaagtaGCTAAAATAAACAGTGCTTTAACCACACAAAATAGGCAGCCTGAAGACCAGTTGTGAGAAGTAGTAATAGAAGACGTGAATGAGCAGTAGTAatgcatgacagaaaaaaatcatacagGAGAAAGCTTCTGTCTAAATAGGTGTACAATGTAGTCTTAATGTAGTCATACTTGCATTTTCTGACTGTATAGAAAGTGTCCCTTCTTAAGGGGGCTTTTAAAGGTACTAGAAAATTGATGCTGTCTGTGAAATATGAACACAGGCTGAGTGTGTCCcccctgctttttattttaattgattgCAACCATATGGTCTCAAGATATGATTGCAAAAGTCTCACAAGCTAGTTAATGTGATGCTGTGTTGGTACTTGAATGAACAGATTCCCCTACCCTCAAATGAAATTCCTACAGGAAGTGTAATTGATGAGTCAGTCCAGAGGTaggttttttctctcttgagtCAGTGCTAAGCTGAACAAGTGATCTAATGTTttactgaggaaaagaaatagtatCTTCTGAGGAGGTGTACAAAGGAGCCAGTTGTCCATTACATAACTGATACAGcttaaaataatagaatcatagaacagttaaggttggaaaggaccctaagatcatctagttccaaccccctgccataggcagggactcCTCATGCTAGACCATATCACCTAAGgctctatccagcctggccttgaacattgccagagatggagcatttgccatttcttttggaaacctgttccagtgcctcaccacctgcacagggaagaacttcttcattatatctaACCTGATATATTTGTTGGAGGAATATTTCTTGTCTTTGTAGAATATTTTCCCTACTTTTTTAGACCAGCAAGACCTGAGGCAGAGGGGATGTCTGATTTCAGAGTGGCCACATATGGCCCGTTGCATCTGCAGTATGTAAGTGATGGAGATAAGGACAGAAATGCCACATCTATGGGGGTTATTAAATAATTATATGAAGTCACTAGTTCAACTGTGTAACTGTAGGGTTgatcttaggaaaaaaatacaagtacAGTTCTGAAAttgtcttctgttttattcCTCTGCTACTTCTTAATGTCCGATCCTTCTCTTTTTTGATATAACTGAAATTTTCCCTGAACATGAAATTACTGCTAAAAGATCTGGAAAAGTTTGCTGTGCAGTATTTTTCGTAATGGTCAATATTTCAAGAACTTAGCAAAttacttttgaaacaaaagagCTCTCTAGCATCTTTTTAACAGTCTTGGTTAGAAAGATTGTTGCAAAACACAGTAGAGAACAGTCCACTGTAAGGTCAGTATGACTCGCCTCTGTTTACACAGCCTCATTATTATGTAGCAAGTTTTCATCATTTTAAAATTAGGACTGTCGCTAAGCACAAGAATTTAGGGAAGCTCCATATAatacaaacaataaaaacccaGAGGTCATATTGGTCAACAAGTTTGCCTGATATAATTTTGAATCAAAGCTGTTTGGCTATTAGAAGTGACTAAAAGCTGCCAGAAAATTGCAGTAATCATTaacataaaagagaaagaacactGTATGCAGAGTTAGAGCAAGCCAAAGACTCTGGGGATTGTATTTCGGAGTAAATGTAACTGAAGGCAAAGAACCTTCTGATAGCTTAAGGAAGGTGTTATCAGTCGAAGCACGGTTCTTGGAATCTGTGTTTGGAATATAGAAATGATAATCACCATTATCTTCCCAATTGCAAAACTGTGGCTCTCCTGTATTTAATAAAGATATGCTACTGCTTAATGATTAGAATAGTTAGAATGCTTAACGGTTAGAATACCATGAAATTATTTAGTGCTAATACTGTACCAATACTAATAAAAGAATTTGTGTGTTTTCAGAACCCAGATGTGAGACTCTGGGCCTGACATGCAAAACATGGTGAGCTGTGGTACAAATTGCAAATCAAAATTGAAGAGACCCAAGCTGTACTTCTGGCTTATACTTTGcagtttctgtttcaaagtATTCATCCGGGAAATTGGAAGTTCATCTTGCTAActgcaaaatactgtttttcttgtGGGATTTAAGAAGAAAACGGTAAACAGTCTTGTGCTAGTGCAAGTATCTGTTAATTTCATTACAAGAACAGTAAATTCAGCGTTCATAGCAGATTTGACTCAACTTGGAAATGTCAAGATCCTGTTGTTTCTGGCAATGTTTGCCTTTTGTGGGGCTtttgttttggcctttttctttttttgagatTTTCTTAAAACAGTCTCTACATGAGAATATGTGTGGTGCAAGACATTTAAGAAGCTGTGTTGAGTACCTGGGAATatacaaaaagagaagaaatgaatcCTAACGTCTTGCTGTCAGAATCCGAACTCTTTCTTCCTGCATTCGTAGGACAGAGTGACAGAAACAACTATAACTAAGTTGTAAATACAAATGCAAAGCAGGCATCATTTTCACTAGTGGTTTGTAGTTCTTTTTCTCAGTGGATTACAGGTGATTGGCATGTCAGAAACTGCTCCTGTCTTCTCTGCACAGACTCACTGACACAGTTTGGGAAACTCAGGTCAAGTTggacaagaaaataaacaactCAGACTTCCAGCATGTTGATTTGACTGCTTCAGCAGTGACTAGTGTTTGATAAGTACTCAGCTGACCAAACAGCCACATAAACGTTGTCACAAGTCCTGATTTCATGCTGTGATAGAAGCAGAAATCCTTAGTATAACTGTATTTAGCAAAGGTactttattatttgttttcagatgtttccattttcagtgctgcttccttcctgtTGAATCACCAGGTGGGTCTTAGATGTGATTCATGAAACTTGGCATCCAAGGACATTAGTCTCAGTGCcacttctatttattttttaataaatgtaatgAATAAATCCTGTCTGTATTTCAAGGGAACTCGGTTCTTCTGGGTCTACTGTTGAAATGACGAGTgaagcaaagcagcagtaaaGTCCATGTCAACACAGTGAGATTGTGTGTCCAATACCGTTCAATCCCGGTGGGAAGGGTTGgtcttacagaagaaaaaaagtgccAGCTTCTGTTGCAGCATCTTAGCTTTATCCTTGCAAACGGCTCTGCTCTGGGCAAGCAAACAGACCTTGCTGCTGTGTGACAACCAGAGTGGTATTATTGTCCATCATTTGACTGTGAAAATCAGCAGTTCCACAGGGCATTGTTCCAGTCACAGACAGAGCAAGAAGTTTTTCAACCCTCTACTTTTCATAATTGTGCGGCAGGCTGTTCTGCTCAGAGCTGGTGCTTTGCTGGTAATTGAGACCTGAGGGCAGGCTGTTACTGACAGGGAAAGGAAGATACAGCAGTTCCACCTACACCTGGCTCTTGTGCACACATGTGAAAACACATGCAGTTTTTTCTCAGACTCATTCGGTGATGCCAGCTGAAGGGATCAGCTTGTTTGTACCAGGTAATTTGAATACTGAAAGTGTGAAATGAGGCATTTTGATTACATTGAGGCTAGGGCAGGTTGTGTGGAGTACATTTCTCTTGCCAAGTGAAAAGCCGCATAACATAGTTCCCATATAATTTCTGTTGTACATGGCTGTAATTATCCTGAGGTTAAGgcaacagcttttctttctttccctgtctATACATTGTTGTATAACACATAGTCGGATCTTAAAAATTGCTGCCATAGGACTGACTGCATTTGTTCCAGTGCTTTTGGCAGTTGTCTTCAACTTGCTtccagaaagcatttttatttgtttgatgGTTTTCCAGCATGAGTGAGGAGGTACCAGTTTTCAAGCAGGAGATGGGAAATGATTGTTTCTGGGATTTCTATGATTACAGTTCTTTTTTCCTGGCAGAAGACAAGACCACAGGCTGCTTACAGTAGAACCAACATTTCACTTCTCCATATGCCTAGTTCTTATTCTGAGCTGGTCTGCTTTCAGGAGTGGTAGCTGAAAGTCTCTTAACAGAGCAAAATGCCAGTTTTTAGAATCTAAACGTAGTAAATAGCTGAGTTATGCCAGGAATAAGAAGTTTTGCCTTAGTTTGCTTCAGCAGCACCCTACTTTGAAAAGTCTTCTCCATTTAATGGAGTTCAGAAGTGACTCAACCCCTTTGCTTTCACCACAATTCAAATGCCATATCCTCCTATTCCCACATGCAACCTGACCATACAGAAAATCAGCAAACAGCAAGGTCCTAAAAATACAGCAGTACATTTctccaggagaaagaaaagatcatATTCTGTTTTTTATGTACAAACTGTCTTATATCCTGTAGTCACAGAGGTAACTGAAAGGAAGATTCAGCCCAGACTATTTACTCTTTCGTGAAGTTAAAATAGCCCAACAGACCACCATGTCAAACATCATCACATTCCCACAtcaatgaaaacaaaggaacTAGTTGTCCTGTTTTCACTGAGGTCCCCTTCCACCAGGATTAAGAACCGAGTCACAGCTAGCCATGTGGTTTTTGATGGTGTTGCATGCTGCAGCTTCGTAGCCCCAACAGGTATTTCTACATCAGTATTTTTGGCAGGAAGGAGTTAATTAGCGATacagggaaaagcttctttTATTATGAACTTGTGATAAAATATTACTTCTATAGTCTACTAAgaagagtttattttaaattcatgcCTAGAAATTGTGTTTTGCTGTTACACATGAAGTTCCCATGCTGTTGTACACTGCCAGCATTAAGTAGCCAAGAGctaagtgtgtgtgtttggctTTTTACTGTACACAGTGAAAAATGTTAGTCTGGATCTTTCTAGAGTACTGCCAGCATATATTCCGTGCTGCTTTCCATAAGGAAATGAACATCCACACCTGGTTTAGTGCTTCTGGTGGATGGTATACTagaattacagtattttttcaaaGCATCCAAATGCTACAGTGGTTTAAAGAGGCAGggaggtgggaggaggaggTTGTCCCTGGGGAGAGAAAAAGTGGCAAATGTAGGACAGATCCCCCAGCCAAATGGCATTTTTAGGTAGTGGGATGTAGACAAAATCAAATGAGTATTGAGATCTTCCTGACTGAAGTCAGCATTCGTTTCAAAGCcagtttcttcagcagcttgGTCTCAATAAAGAAGCCATCTGCGTGAAGCTATGATTACATGGCTTCCTTCTCTTTGTAGAAAAAAAGTCTGCTACTGTCCCATGCTGTTTTTCACTGAGTAAAATATTTAGGCTGTGGTTGATTACAGCATGTCTGgtaaaaatgggtaaaaagTTTGGTATTTGAGTGCCCTGGAAAAGCTGGCAATGTATTTGCTCTATGCATTAATATCTGTCCTGTTTAAGAGGACGTTTCTAGGGCTGTATAGTGGCAAACCTGGCTTTGGAGTTGGAAATTTGATAGTTCTCAATGCTGATGGAGAGAGTAATTAGAGggcagttttctgcatttgaatTAACCTTCAAAGTGAGACTTTCCTCACAGTATTTTCTGGCAAGCAGGAACATATTTGTGCAATAAAAAAGTTCTCTAAGAAGCAGGTTTAGAGAAGTCAGCTAGCATAAGCTTACTTCCAGTATATTTGTGTATTACTTTGGAATAAAGTCtagaaggaagagcagcaataattaaattattaacCTGTTCAGAGAATGCAGAAATGTGGGTTACCTACTGTCCCTATCACAGAGTTAGGCATCTAAGCCTAACCTAGTTACCCTAAGCTGCATCTAATCCATAGAGAAATAGGCACCTCTGAGAGATGAGCTGTGAAATGTCATGTGAGTCGTTATTAGGAGACATTAATTTTGCTCATCCTGCCAGGTTAACAAGCTCTGGTTATGCCCTGCAGTTGGGTTTTACTTTCCTGTTTGTTTGaaggacaattaaaaaaaatgaaaacctgttgatgtgaaaaatggaaaaaaagtttcCCTTGTGCTTGGGCAGTGCTTGGCACCCAAAGATCATAAGCTATTAAAGTGGAAAAACAGTTCACTGTGTATGGGTGGGACTGGACAGGGACATGGCAGAGtaagcagcagggaaagaggTTAAGCAAAGCTCGTACAGTGGCCAATTTCCCCATGAATCCTCCAGGTAAGATTCATGAGTAATTAAGGAACTATGTGATAACAGAGGAcaaatttaataaatatttgtggGTTTTAGTATGCCGTAGTTACAATTTATTGTTTGCTTGATTGCTTTGCAGGGGTTTTTCCCAGCCAACTTTTCGCAGTGCaagcttttcagctttttcaaTCTTCTGCTTTCACAGAATAGAAACATCCTGACTTGTCAGACTGATTCTACAAGCTGGAAAAAGCGTATCTGCCAAAGTGCAGTACAGGCAGTATTTACTGCTCTCTTGTCAGATGGAGGACAGTAGTAACTGAAAAAGATGCACTGAAAGTCTTAGTACCACTATTGCTCCTATCAGTATGAATACAGAAATTAGTTGATGTGCAAGTGATCTCTCACTCACTACACCAATTAAGATAGATGCGAataatctttttcctttctcccaatTCTAGCACAGAACATCACAGTGGTTTCAAAGAAATGGACCTATGAATATCAACCACTACGCAAATAAGAAAAGTGCTGCAGAGAGCATGTTGGACATTGCCCTGCTGATGGCCAATGCATCCCAACTGAAAGCCGTGATAGAGCAAGgaccttctttttccttctacatCCCACTTATTATTCTTATCAGCCTGTCACTCACACTGCAAGTTATGGTGGGAGTACTCCTGATATTCCTTGGTATgtagcaacaacaaaaccattgacatgtatttttcttatgGGATACAACCTATAAGATGGTATATAAAATGGTATATAGACTCCCTAATTATTCTTAAAAAGGTGTTATATTTGAAAGTCTTTATCTCATAATTGATTGAGGTATTTTCTTAAGACCTTAGAAATATTGCATACAAAGGAGGAAAGGCAGTTTTATGTGGAATCTTCAGTTTTGATCAACTTCCTCATTTGCCCAgtttatgaatatttttcttttcagaaggcctgaggaggaaggaaaatgatgAAATACTGTAAAAGACACATTAGTAGGCCAGATAGAATCATGCAGCCTTCCCAGTTTCATAATACTGTTTCTGGCAAGACCTGTTACTTAATCCTGTTAATTATTATAAAGTAATATTTTGTGAACATGAGTAGCAATTTGGAACTAAAAATAGGTTGTCTTGAATTCTGCTTATCACTAAGGAAACCTTTTCTACTTTCTACCAAAGAAATATAATGCGTTACCTTTAACATATGCTTGAAATCATTTCAAGAGAATGAGTTCAAACAGGAGTTGTGTTCGTGTGTGCTCTGGACATAGTTAATGAGACAGGTGTAGAATTAGTTCCTTGCTCCCTGCCCTCCTCGCTCTCTGCTTTCAGACTTATTTGGTGAATGATAAACATTCACATCCAATGTTCAGTGCAACATCTTTGCTGTTCTCAAAAATAGAGGTTCTACTAGTCAGTATTAATAGGTACAATGCCATAAGGCGCTAGAACCAGTACTTATCactaaaaagaaagtattttaaatcaaTATTCTAGTgggaggtatccctgcccatgacaagaggttggaactggatgagccttaaggtcccttccaaccaaaaccattctgtgattctaggattaGTAGCACACATATGTCCTGCACCCTCTGCCTTATTCTGTAAAGCAGATTATTGatctacgtacctatagaaccAGGCTCATTTCCGAAACAATGTCATCACTATGTGATCGTGAATTATCCAAACTCTTCTGGAAATCTGAGATTTCTGTTTTGACCTTAAAACAAGTCTTCAGTGTTTCTCTTTGCTATCTTATCCTACTGTGATGTTTTCCCCCATGCTTTTGCAAGGCAAAATGCAAAAAGAGCCCAGTAGCATTTTGCAAAGTTGATGGAAACCTGCAGTGTTCATTGGCAGCACCCAAACCTTAGACCATAACTCTGGAGAGTCGATCAAAGATACCTGTGGAATTGGAGGAAATGTTTAGGTTTCAGCATCAGTTGAACACCTAAATGACACCTTCACTGGTAGGAAACAGCTATGTGCCACTTCTTTTGCTGGAAATATATGATCATTTACTCTCataactttttttaaatatttcccattaaatCAATGGGTACTGGATGGCAGATTTTAAGTCTACCATAAATGAAAAGCCTTGAAGATGGCAGCCAGAATTCACACAAGATTTACTAAGTTATAGGTGACACGTTTGGCATCTCTGCTAGTCTTTCAGCGTGCTGTTTTTTagcacaactgaaaaaaaaaacttggtGTTCAAGGAGGAAGTTCCTAAGAAACTAGGATATATAAGGCTTATAATATTGATATGCAGCTGAtgtagcttttttctttgttacaaAAGAGACAGAATACAGCTGTCCCTGCATTGGTAGGGTCAGTACAAAAGCAACATTCAGGCTCAGAGGAAATTACAGAAAGGGACTGGGAAAGGCCACCTGATGATACTAGGGATGTGTCATGGAGAGTCATGGATGGAGAAATCAGCAAAATCAGTAgacctcatccctggcagtgttcaaggctagctTGGATGGGacttagagcaacctgctctagtggaaggtgtacctgcctgtggcagggggttggaactgaatgagctttaaggtcccttacaacccaaccatcccatgattctatgatgctgtgtTTTGAGGTTGAAGGCATCTCCCTAGTGGTTGTTTCAGTTGAGCAGGCTTTGAGACTCTAAACAag is a window of Lathamus discolor isolate bLatDis1 chromosome 7, bLatDis1.hap1, whole genome shotgun sequence DNA encoding:
- the NINJ1 gene encoding ninjurin-1 yields the protein MDSGSETHELNGLAEGAEPALGERHRTSQWFQRNGPMNINHYANKKSAAESMLDIALLMANASQLKAVIEQGPSFSFYIPLIILISLSLTLQVMVGVLLIFLVKYDLNNPAKHGKLNFLNNLATGLVFIIVVVNIFITAFGVQKPVAESASRQ